One Psychrosphaera aestuarii DNA window includes the following coding sequences:
- a CDS encoding alpha/beta fold hydrolase, producing the protein MNPAKLRAFVLLSAAFVISPFGHALNATASLNLEKCFVDGVKSKALCGTYTVPENRAKALSNDNKIDLNVVVLPRFKEESKALPVVFLAGGPGQAATELAGGLNMMLNDVRQQHDIILVDQRGTGKSSPIACDQEGIEPLSFDERKIDLAKEVAKCVDSAKGKHLPSYNSIDSIKDIEAVREALGHKKVHIFGGSYGTRAGFTYLQQFPESIETATLDSNAPMQLVIGFFGKTSERAFDLLVEDCKAHEECNKSFPDLKNDYLTLVSRLKEQPVTERIYHPLSGKPVDMVLTRDKVTDALRSTLYALGSRVILPYAVNKAANGDYRAIAAMIGQTDDPKRAPGQLYAGLTINILCNEDFSRASDSDYQNDADNYFNGERGYSALSTYCEYWPRWAVDADFNKPLKTSVPVLLFSGKYDPVTPPEYGDMAMETLENAKHIVIEQGSHVASFRTCLEPIQEFLKTSSLENLDFSCAEEVRPQLFFTNMNQIK; encoded by the coding sequence ATGAACCCTGCTAAATTACGAGCTTTTGTACTCTTGAGTGCAGCATTTGTAATCTCGCCATTTGGTCATGCATTAAATGCAACAGCGAGTTTAAACTTAGAAAAGTGTTTTGTGGATGGTGTAAAAAGTAAAGCACTATGCGGCACTTATACGGTACCGGAGAATAGAGCCAAAGCATTATCAAACGACAATAAAATAGACTTAAATGTTGTTGTACTGCCAAGGTTTAAAGAAGAGAGTAAAGCACTACCCGTTGTGTTTTTAGCAGGCGGACCAGGACAAGCAGCAACCGAACTTGCTGGTGGTCTTAACATGATGCTAAATGATGTAAGACAACAACATGACATTATTCTGGTCGATCAGCGTGGTACAGGAAAGTCTTCACCAATAGCGTGTGATCAAGAGGGTATCGAACCGTTATCTTTTGACGAGAGAAAAATTGATTTAGCCAAAGAAGTCGCTAAATGCGTAGATTCGGCCAAAGGTAAGCATTTACCGAGTTATAACTCTATTGACTCAATCAAAGACATAGAGGCAGTGAGAGAAGCATTGGGCCATAAAAAAGTTCATATTTTTGGGGGGTCTTACGGCACTCGAGCTGGTTTTACATATTTACAGCAATTTCCAGAGTCTATTGAAACGGCAACATTAGACAGTAATGCACCGATGCAACTAGTCATTGGTTTCTTTGGTAAAACGTCTGAGCGAGCTTTTGATTTATTAGTGGAAGATTGCAAAGCACATGAAGAATGCAACAAATCGTTTCCTGATCTTAAAAATGATTATTTAACATTAGTTAGTCGCCTAAAAGAACAGCCTGTCACTGAACGTATTTATCATCCGTTAAGTGGCAAACCAGTCGATATGGTACTGACCCGCGATAAAGTTACCGATGCACTTCGAAGTACCTTATATGCGCTAGGCTCGCGCGTTATCCTTCCATACGCGGTGAATAAAGCCGCTAATGGTGATTATCGAGCTATTGCCGCCATGATAGGTCAGACTGATGATCCTAAAAGAGCGCCAGGTCAATTATATGCCGGGTTGACTATTAATATTTTATGTAATGAAGACTTTTCTCGAGCTTCAGATTCAGATTATCAGAATGATGCGGATAACTACTTTAACGGTGAGCGCGGTTATTCTGCATTGAGCACGTATTGCGAATATTGGCCACGCTGGGCGGTTGATGCCGATTTTAATAAGCCATTAAAAACCTCTGTTCCAGTACTTCTTTTCTCTGGTAAATATGATCCTGTAACACCTCCTGAGTATGGTGATATGGCGATGGAGACACTTGAAAATGCGAAACATATTGTAATCGAACAAGGTTCTCATGTTGCTTCATTTAGAACCTGCTTAGAGCCAATTCAAGAGTTCTTAAAAACCTCTTCGTTAGAAAACTTGGATTTTAGTTGCGCTGAAGAAGTTCGTCCGCAGCTATTCTTTACCAACATGAACCAAATTAAGTAA
- a CDS encoding potassium channel family protein, giving the protein MQQYTVIGLGRFGLAASQELIRLGHQVIGIDFSEKLINKVADKLTVAAVIDATDEEALKELNVNASDAVLVAIGENLEASMLCVLTLKTMGVEEIWVKATSKQHHMILSKLGVARVIHPEEEMGIRVAQSLNYPMVNQYMSIGHQQYLVEVIVTEKQDGSKLKELIEVKQNNISALTVQRKTDAYNHPDSDFILNCGDSLILSGSINALKGIAPKLLNK; this is encoded by the coding sequence ATGCAGCAATACACGGTTATTGGATTAGGTCGATTTGGACTAGCAGCAAGTCAGGAGTTAATTAGACTTGGACATCAAGTTATTGGCATTGATTTTAGTGAAAAACTTATCAACAAAGTCGCAGACAAGCTGACAGTTGCAGCCGTTATCGACGCGACCGATGAAGAAGCCCTAAAAGAACTAAACGTAAACGCTTCCGACGCTGTTTTAGTTGCCATTGGTGAAAATTTAGAAGCAAGTATGTTGTGTGTACTTACATTAAAAACCATGGGCGTAGAAGAAATATGGGTTAAAGCGACGTCTAAACAGCATCATATGATTTTAAGTAAACTCGGCGTGGCAAGAGTGATTCACCCGGAAGAAGAGATGGGTATTCGCGTTGCACAATCTCTAAACTATCCAATGGTTAATCAATACATGAGCATTGGCCATCAGCAATATTTAGTTGAAGTTATTGTCACTGAAAAACAGGATGGCTCAAAACTAAAAGAGTTAATTGAGGTCAAGCAAAACAATATTTCGGCGTTAACGGTGCAGAGAAAAACTGACGCTTATAATCACCCTGATAGTGATTTTATACTTAATTGTGGCGACTCTTTAATACTCTCGGGCTCCATCAATGCATTAAAAGGCATTGCCCCTAAGTTACTAAATAAATGA